Genomic segment of Meiothermus sp. Pnk-1:
GGTAAACTCCTGATTTCCGGAAGACACTTCCCCTAGGCTCGCCAGACACCATCCGCCAGCCAACGGACAGGGGCGCATGCTGGCGCTAGAGATTTTGTTGGCTACGCCTTTTGTGCGCGACCTCATCAAAGATGAGAACAAGACGCCTCAAATCAAGGACGCCATGCTGCAAGATAACCTACGCGGAATGCAAACCTTCGATCAGCACCTGGTCGAACTCTATACCCAGGGCCATATCAGCCTCGAGGACGCCGAAGGCTCGGCCACCAACCCGCACGAGCTCAAGCTGATGCTGACCAAGTCTACCGGGTACGGATACTGAAACTCAACGCGTTTGTCGGCAGGTCGAAAGCTAACCGCCTGAGCCTGTTGCGCTTCATTGCCGAGGGCTCGATTCGGGTAAGGAATTGCCTTATAAAGAAGCTATCTCGAACTCGATAGGATAGGAGAGTAAGGCTGCAGGTGGGTGCAGGCTATGCGCCTTCGGACTTGTTATATCTTGGCCAGCCGGGTGTTGGTCTCAGCATCTAAGCCCCTGAGCAGGGCATTGCGACGGGGGTTCTTTTCGGCCCTGTCCGGGAGGTGGCGGAAGGGAGCTGTTGCGCGAACCTCTTGCCCCCGCGGTGGGTAGGAGTGGGGCAAGTGGCTGTCGTGATGGCTTTTCCGCCGCGCCCGACAACCGCCGGCGTGGTGCGCGACCTGGGCGGCATCGCCCGCTCAAGCGCTGACGGGTTCGGCCCGCAGCCTGAGCCCCAGCGCCTTTAGCACCTTCATCACCGTGGCGAACTCCGGGTTGCCCTCGCCAGAGAGGGCTTTGTACAGGCTCTCGCGTGAAAGCCCGGCCTCGCGCGCCACCTGCGACATCCCTCGAGCCCGGGCGATATCGCCCAGCGCAGCCGCGATGAGCGCGGGGTCACCCTCTTCTAGGCAGGCCTCGAGGTAGAGCAGCATATCCTCCTCGGTTTTCAGGTGTTCCACCACATCCCACTTTTTCAGCTTCACCTTTTTCATACTCCCCTTACAAGTTACGAGCGATCTCCCGAGCCCGTTTGATGTCCCTGGATTGGCTGGATTTATCGCCACCTGCCAGCAGCACCACCACCTCCAAATCTCGCTGCACGAAGTACACTCGGTAGCCAGGCCCGTAGTGAATCCGTAGTTCTGACACTCCCTCCCCTACCGGGGCACAGTCGCCAAAGTTACCCAGCTCGAGGCGACGCAGACGGGCATTGATGACCGCCTTGGCCTTGGCATCCCGCAGACTGGCGAACCATCTTGCGAAAACCTCGGTTTGGACAATCTGCGGCACACAGCATACTGTATCCTATAAGATACAATCCTGCAAGGACGGACGAACGTTGGCAGGAGCGCAGCTTTGGCCGAGGGAGCCGCACCGCTCCCTCCACCGAAGGTCCTCGTCCGGGAGCACCTGAGGAATCCCCTCAGGGCGGTCTAGTAGGTAGAAGGCCTACCCGGCCATCTTGCCCCCGGGGGCAAGATGGCTAGGCTGCCCGCTCTCTGCGCCGAACAAGCCGGACGCTTTCGGGCCAAGCTACGCTACCCGGCTCTGGGTGCACGACGGTGCACCCGTCCCGGCCTGGCGAGGGGGATTTCTTGCCCCCGTTTAGGCCTGGCGACTCCGACCACGGGGGCAAGAAGCCCGCCTCAGAAGCCCGGTAGCCATTTTAGGTGGTATGACAGCTACATGGAGCGAATAAGCGCACGGGAACTCAAGAATCGCTTGGGGCGCTACCTCGGGCTCGTGCGGGAGGGGAAGAGCCTGGAGATCACGGATCGGGGCCGGCCTGTAGCCCGGCTGGTGCCCCAGGGAACCGGCCTCCCGGAGCGCCTCCAGGCCATGGTCATCTTGGACTTCTTGGAGCCGGGGGAGGGAAGGCTCTCGCCCCAACCCCCCGTGGCCCGAGCCCGCGGAAGCGTGGCCGAGCTCCTGATTGCGGAGCGCGGATGACCCGGATGGTCTACTTGGACACCAGTGCTCTGGTAAAGCGGTACGTGGAGGAAGCCGGAACCCCCGGGGTCCAGGCCCTCATCGGGGGAGCAGATGTGCTCGGCACCTCGGTCCTGACCCGGGTGGAGATGGCCGCGGCCCTATCCAAGGCAGCGCGGATGGGGTTCCTTACCCGGGAGGAGGCTGAGGCGGCTCTGGAGGCCTTCCTTGCGGATTGGCCCCGACTGTATCGCCTGAAGGCCACAGATCTTCTCTTGGAGTGGGCCTCAAACCTGGCCTGGGAGGAGGGGCTAAGGGGATGCGATGCTACCCATCTAGCCGCAGCCCTTCTTTGGCAAGGAATGCTGGAAGTGCCAGTGATCACGGCCACCTTTGACCGGGATCTTTGGATGGCTGCAAAGAGAAGGGGTCTAGAGGTGTGGCCCGACATCCTGTGAGAGACGGTCGCAAAAGTTTGGCACCCTTGAAGCATAACACCTGCACGCAACTCCTACCCCAGCGACTTTTGGGGTGAGGAGTGGGGCATCCTGAAACCCCGGAGCCCGCCACGAGGGAGACCGTCAACGCCCTGGGGCGGGCCATGCTCTTGCTCCATGGTCTACCCCTACTTCCGCACGGAGATTCCGGTGGGTGGTGGAGCGGACACCGACGGAGGAGCGGCCTGCGATGAGCGAGAGGTTTTTTCGCCGAGTGGAGCTAGGGTGGCTTGGGTGTACCTGGGCATTGAGGCGGCCGGTGAAGGGTCCTCGGCCCCAGGTGGGCGCCGGCACTCGAGGGCCGCTTAGGGCTCTTCCTCCTCCTCGCCGCCTGCGCACCCAGCACTACCACCACCATCGTCAACCCTACCTACGACGGCCCCATCGAGACGCTGGCCTACGTCAGCTTCCGCGGCTCCTACGGCGTCAACGAAGAGCTCAGGCGGGCCTTCGACGACGCGGTGCAGGCTGCCGTCTTCAACCACCCCTACATCAGCAAGCGCTTCGACCTTCTCGAGCGCAGCCGCATCGAGCCGGTGCTGAGGGAGCAAAACTTCGTGATCAGCCAGGGGATTGACCCCCGCAATGCACCCGAACTCGGCAAGCTTTTGGGGGCACGCTACATCCTGCTGGGTGAGCTGGTGAGCTTCGATGCCAAAGAGAACCGCAGTCAGGTGCTCCTCGCCAACGTGAGCACCCTGAGCCTCCACGTGCGGGTGGCCCTGACGCTGGTGGAGACCGAGAGCGGGCGAGTCCTCGCGCGGGTCAGCGCCGACCGCACCGAGACGGTGCTCACCCAAACCGGGGTTGGGGTTTCCTGGACACTCCAGCTCTCCACCCCGGTCACCCTGCCCGAGAAGGCCGTGACCGACGCGCTCAACAAGATCTGCTATGAGGCTCTCAACGAGTTGTTTCGTAGGCTTGCTGCTTAGCCTGGGACTGCTCTTTCCCACCGCCTGGGCTGAATGTGCCCAGGCGGTGGACACGATGAGCGAGGGCATCGCCGGCGCCGAACCCGAGGCCCTCAGCCGGGCGCTCGCGGAGGCGATTGCTCAGGAGCGAGGGGTATTCGTCAGCACCCGCCAGCGCCTGCTGGAGTACGCCAGCACGGTGGTTCAGGACGGGCGTTTGCAGGAACGCGGAGAGAGTTCCTTCGAGGAGGAGATCCGCACCCGGTACGCGGACTTCATCAGACTACGGCAGCGCGGAGACCCCGCCCTTCAGGGCTGGGGCTGCTTCGCGCAGCGAACACCCTGGGGAGCGCCGCCTTACCTCCTTTCGTAAAATGTCGTAACATATGAGCATGCAGCGGACGAGTCGGCTCCGGCTCGAACCAACCCGCGAGCAGGCAGACGCCCTCCTGGAAACCCTTCGCCAGCACACGGAATGCTTCAACGCCGTGTCCGCCTATGGCTGGCAGCACAGGGAGAAGAACGGCGTCCGTCTCCACCACGCCACCTACCGCGCCTTGCGGGAACGGTTCCCGGCGCTTCCTGCCCAGCTTGTGATCGCCGCCAGGGAGCGCGCCCGCGAGGCGCTGAGGAGCGCGCTCACCCGCGCAAGACGAGGCAAGAAGGCGTCCCAGCCGAGAAGCCGCCTGTGCCCTATTCGGTACGACGCCCGCACCTATACGCTTTGCACCGCCAAGGGCTATGTAAGCTTCGCCTCTGTGGCAGGACGGCTCAAAATTCCGTTCGCTGCTAATCCCCACGCTCAAGGT
This window contains:
- a CDS encoding addiction module antidote protein produces the protein MKKVKLKKWDVVEHLKTEEDMLLYLEACLEEGDPALIAAALGDIARARGMSQVAREAGLSRESLYKALSGEGNPEFATVMKVLKALGLRLRAEPVSA
- a CDS encoding type II toxin-antitoxin system RelE/ParE family toxin; amino-acid sequence: MPQIVQTEVFARWFASLRDAKAKAVINARLRRLELGNFGDCAPVGEGVSELRIHYGPGYRVYFVQRDLEVVVLLAGGDKSSQSRDIKRAREIARNL
- a CDS encoding type II toxin-antitoxin system Phd/YefM family antitoxin, with the protein product MERISARELKNRLGRYLGLVREGKSLEITDRGRPVARLVPQGTGLPERLQAMVILDFLEPGEGRLSPQPPVARARGSVAELLIAERG
- a CDS encoding type II toxin-antitoxin system VapC family toxin; amino-acid sequence: MTRMVYLDTSALVKRYVEEAGTPGVQALIGGADVLGTSVLTRVEMAAALSKAARMGFLTREEAEAALEAFLADWPRLYRLKATDLLLEWASNLAWEEGLRGCDATHLAAALLWQGMLEVPVITATFDRDLWMAAKRRGLEVWPDIL
- a CDS encoding CsgG/HfaB family protein produces the protein MAYVSFRGSYGVNEELRRAFDDAVQAAVFNHPYISKRFDLLERSRIEPVLREQNFVISQGIDPRNAPELGKLLGARYILLGELVSFDAKENRSQVLLANVSTLSLHVRVALTLVETESGRVLARVSADRTETVLTQTGVGVSWTLQLSTPVTLPEKAVTDALNKICYEALNELFRRLAA